In Trichoderma asperellum chromosome 1, complete sequence, a single window of DNA contains:
- a CDS encoding uncharacterized protein (EggNog:ENOG41), with amino-acid sequence MAKKKVKQATGEDDGGIGSQPPMPIPATHQAQSSPSPSSRQKSRTTDAAQSTAAPTGLAICRNKYVHWRYISSYHGPWLQMPYEILETIANINYNTPLPRPLDAASFFDLVKVRRLVDEATNLAVRAASDIASPTLTNVNGGFPSISSMISHGMGASGHSGRLSRERKFKMREQASQKLARAYRLDEIVCSVATMQGASPLEEVGSLVLQRNSKDPDAKYVHFFHEKIPSRKMAESTSLEPLTEITGDRPGEPEVLRTRATVKVFQNDLEGAVFDLTHALSISQFIRRSHQPKQEDTQIVDSQHTAARRRPHDVILPEKDQPSSLEAQLYFQRASVYLTLASDNAVSSMPTPPSSKTNENPAITSSGDGEVEAEASDPGKEMFRKQTESRKMAKTFAKRAIKDYMSFLSNLHYSPNLPAKIAKEFNDRVSMVMHGIRSSRAIDTSSWTSHTVYSLPDLFRSVPPTDLPPYPAQDLMKHSAQQSLGETACEWVTYHPLLSDALHSLLLAHCLAQTSAKELQRHAYMVARLVRLSDGYPLFQANRSSARADWTELVHCAGNWLQLSSSWDNLCQPAPLPSYLEDSCKHHCLKHGSSHKTTPHSERSIAASAAAALVGGGTFDAAAAAAEEEQRRKELIREQAIADTLDDERVTDEVSFRAAVKAREKRAQQNEALFSDKSSDGAAATIKPGPGLSMNSSNGTNGANGTSDANNMKATNGANGTNGSDSARNGYRAIKETDLEPLSSQRWSTEDGKEYTLTTERANAIARWVQEAPVVTGMTKRKKRTKRTEGSANGPNTKVDEAEKGIEKLEI; translated from the exons atggcgaagaagaaggtgaagcAGGCAACGGGCGAAGACGATGGTGGGATTGGAAGCCAGCCACCAATGCCTATTCCCGCAACGCATCAAGCACAGTCGTCGCCCAgtccaagctcaaggcaaaAATCTAGAACTACCGACGCGGCTCAATcgacagcagctccaacgGGGCTTGCAATATGTCGCAACAAGTATGT ACATTGGCGCTACATCTCTTCCTATCACGGACCGTGGTTGCAGATGCCGTACGAGATACTGGAGACTATCGCCAATATCAACTACAATACGCCATTGCCGCGGCCCCTCGATGCTGCCTCATTCTTTGACCTTGTCAAGGTACGACGGTTGGTCGATGAAGCTACCAATCTTGCTGTGAGGGCTGCTAGTGACATCGCCTCGCCGACACTGACCAACGTCAATGGTGGCTTTCCAAGTATATCTTCGATGATTTCTCATGGAATGGGCGCTTCAGGCCATAGCGGGAGACTAAGCAGAGAGCGGAAATTTAAAATGAGAGAGCAGGCGAGCCAGAAGCTTGCGCGCGCATATCGCTTGGATGAAATCGTCTGCAGTGTTGCGACTATGCAGGGCGCGTCGCCGCTTGAAGAAGTGGGCAGTCTTGTCTTACAGCGCAATTCAAAGGATCCTGACGCCAAGTATGTTCACTTTTTCCATGAGAAGATACCGTCAAGGAAAATGGCCGAAAGTACGAGTTTAGAGCCTCTGACAGAGATTACTGGGGATCGCCCAGGAGAACCAGAGGTGCTGCGAACACGCGCGACGGTAAAGGTATTCCAGAACGACTTAGAAGGCGCAGTTTTCGATCTTACCCATGCCCTGTCCATATCTCAGTTCATCCGCAGATCTCACCAACCCAAACAGGAGGATACACAAATCGTAGACTCACAACACACTGCCGCTAGGAGACGGCCTCATGATGTCATTTTGCCAGAAAAGGACCAACCGAGCAGCCTCGAGGCTCAATTATACTTCCAACGGGCGTCAGTATACTTGACACTCGCTTCTGATAATGCTGTGAGCAGCATGCCGACACCACCATCAAGCAAAACCAACGAGAATCCAGCAATTACCAGCTCCGGGGATGGAGAGGTAGAGGCAGAGGCTAGCGACCCAGGCAAAGAGATGTTTCGAAAACAGACTGAATCACGGAAAATGGCTAAAACCTTTGCCAAGCGGGCTATCAAAGACTAcatgtcttttctttcgaATCTTCACTATTCGCCTAACCTCCCGGCCAAAATAGCCAAGGAGTTCAACGACCGTGTCAGCATGGTCATGCACGGCATCCGCAGTTCCAGAGCCATTGATACAAGCAGTTGGACATCACACACTGTTTACTCTTTACCTGACCTTTTTCGCTCTGTTCCTCCGACAGACCTTCCCCCGTATCCAGCTCAAGATCTAATGAAGCATAGTGCTCAGCAATCGCTAGGCGAAACTGCATGCGAATGGGTGACGTATCATCCGCTACTCAGTGACGCCTTGCACTCTCTCCTTTTGGCTCACTGTCTCGCTCAGACCTCCGCCAAAGAACTTCAGCGACATGCTTACATGGTTGCTCGTCTTGTCAGGCTTTCCGACGGATATCCCTTGTTTCAAGCGAACAGGTCATCTGCGCGAGCCGATTGGACGGAGCTTGTTCACTGTGCTGGAAATTGGTTACAACTCAGTTCTTCGTGGGACAACTTGTGCCAGCCGGCGCCGCTACCTTCATACCTTGAAGACTCGTGTAAACACCATTGTCTAAAGCACGGTAGCAGCCACAAAACTACTCCACATTCTGAAAGATCCATAGCAGCCTCGGCTGCGGCAGCGCTTGTCGGTGGAGGCACTTTtgacgctgccgccgctgctgccgaagaagagcagcgtcGAAAGGAATTAATCCGCGAGCAGGCTATAGCAGATACTCTCGATGATGAGCGCGTTACTGACGAAGTTTCATTCCGAGCAGCCGTTAAAGCTCGCGAGAAGCGAGCTCAACAAAATGAAGCTTTATTTTCTGACAAATCTTCTGATGGTGCCGCCGCTACTATCAAACCAGGTCCGGGTTTAAGCATGAACAGTTCGAATGGAACTAACGGGGCCAATGGCACCAGTGATGCAAATAATATGAAGGCCACAaatggcgccaatggcacAAACGGCTCAGATAGTGCGAGGAACGGATATAGGGCTATAAAAGAGACTGATCTCGAACCCCTCTCATCGCAACGCTGGTCTACCGAAGACGGAAAAGAATACACTCTCACGACCGAACGAGCTAATGCAATTGCGCGATGGGTACAGGAGGCCCCTGTTGTCACCGGCATGACGAAACGCAAGAAGCGAACCAAGAGGACGGAGGGCAGTGCCAATGGCCCCAACACCAAAGTcgatgaggctgagaaggGCATTGAGAAGCTGGAAATATAA
- a CDS encoding uncharacterized protein (SECRETED:SignalP(1-18)), producing MRACNIIAVFSTVSCAAAKDAPVVSGNPQGVEYTATLPKKPFFPNAELVGNVKGNVSAVAAPGGKGVRFTVQFENFPKSGGPFLYHIHEKPAVDGNCTSTLAHLDPFDRGETPACDDSKPETCQVGDLSGKYGKDGKVTSDPFLAEYFDLYTSMKPDNPAFFGNLSIVVHYANKTRLTCANFSKLQVSSSVTKSAQTTTSSRTATKTPITTGAHKVVGPHNTTISRNATGPHHATGSLATKNPHNITNVLSATGAPTSTGIVTAPGGLTTSASFTTASTSDGVSAGATSSTVPFPGAAAGNKISISLLCGVVVIMLLSL from the exons ATGCGGGCTTGTAATATTATAGCGGTTTTCTCAACCGTAAGCTGTGCCGCAGCTAAAGACGCCCCCGTCGTTTCTGGCAATCCTCAAGGCGTTGAATACACGGCCACTCTGCCCAAGAAACCTTTCTTCCCCAACGCGGAGCTGGTGGGCAACGTGAAGGGTAATGTTTCGGCAGTGGCAGCTCCTGGCGGCAAGGGTGTCAGATTCACCGTCCAATTCGAAAACTTTCCGAAATCAGGTGGCCCTTTCT TGTACCATATCCATGAGAAGCCAGCTGTCGACGGCAATTGCACATCGACTTTGGCGCATTTAGACCCATTCGATCGTGGCGAGACGCCTGCTTGCGATGATTCCAAGCCCGAGACTTGCCAAGTCGGCGACTTGAGCGGGAAATACGGCAAAGACGGCAAAGTCACCTCTGATCCTTTCTTGGCTGAGTACTTTGACCTCTACACCTCTATGAAGCCGGATAATCCGGCCTTCTTTGGCAATCTATCGATCGTCGTCCATTACGCAAATAAGACACGTCTGACCTGCGCCAACTTTTCCAAGCTGCAGGTCTCAAGCAGTGTTACAAAGTCAGCTCAAACTACCACCAGCTCTCGCACTGCTACCAAGACTCCAATTACAACTGGTGCCCATAAGGTCGTTGGGCCTCATAACACAACAATCTCTCGCAATGCCACAGGCCCCCATCATGCTACAGGTTCTCTAGCTACGAAAAATCCCCATAATATTACCAATGTCCTCTCTGCTACTGGTGCTCCTACTAGCACCGGCATTGTAACTGCTCCTGGCGGCCTTACCACTTCAGCGAGCTTCACTACTGCCTCTACCAGTGATGGTGTAAGTGCAGGTGCCACATCATCTACTGTCCCCTTTCcaggggctgctgctgggaacAAAATCTCGATCTCTCTGCTTTGTGGTGTTGTTGTCATAATGCTACTTTCCCTGTGA
- a CDS encoding uncharacterized protein (EggNog:ENOG41) codes for MSAGFDDSVATGSSSAAQPGAKKPRAKRGTGAKAGRKKTKKEEPSELLDESSQMEEDTQPPKLRRGKKRSSDAIEESTMSLMGGPTLKKRASQLSVDDTIDNIAAHEDDSEMTDVSSVSYKKNGAPSSRSRPGRKRTSKLNSHASMASLRAPGGFLNDDEIERRLEADLEYHFTDDEEIAYDSDSTRNMAKASRTITDSEAETTQIAKPKSPEHAMLETAVPEPNEIEVEDELQALQAEMEVKESAPKRGRKAGVQKTLKQLKFKKVEAESEFSESQKEEERVASADVSVSSTRSVLKIPNLPPPAGKRGRGRPRASLTSQDESIVETDESAQQPIKRGRGRPSRESLASLLSAESGDTHIAKASVKRGRGRPSNESPDSTGADEDSEAASALAPKRRGRPSKASSTSQNAHDYTAVGRSKDAYAPVKRGRGRPAKKMVDITSTEQTETEVDEEFVEAPEPSEALPRPPKQSPLRAIFSPKEDALSLAPLPGTPSKLLSPVPSARQPVLSPSQSPQSSDAENQPPVSRAPAAGDAKRIILAPVAATPIQGSPSKRNVMTGLRSTTQWASASLEAIFGSPLGTPGKENDVDRFLKRGNELTSPERQMSVEEWIYFNAAEAEKKLKYECESLVNRFEMEGTRAIKVLEGLEVVEAES; via the coding sequence ATGAGTGCTGGGTTCGACGATAGCGTTGCTACAGGTTCATCTTCGGCCGCACAGCCTGGGGCGAAGAAACCTAGAGCAAAGAGGGGGACGGGCGCGAAAGCTGGTAGGAAGAAGACCAAAAAGGAGGAGCCATCTGAATTGCTTGATGAAAGCAGCCAAATGGAAGAAGACACGCAACCGCCGAAACTTAGGCGAGGCAAAAAGAGGTCGAGTGATGCTATAGAGGAATCGACAATGAGCTTGATGGGTGGGCCTACACTGAAAAAGAGAGCGTCGCAGCTTTCTGTCGACGACACCATTGACAACATTGCAGCCCATGAAGATGACTCCGAAATGACCGATGTTTCCAGTGTTTCCTACAAGAAGAATGGAGCACCATCATCTAGATCAAGGCCGGGTCGCAAACGCACTTCGAAGCTGAATTCACACGCTTCTATGGCATCCTTACGGGCCCCTGGTGGCTTTCtaaatgatgatgagattgaaCGCCGATTGGAGGCTGATCTAGAATACCACTTCAccgatgacgaggagattGCATACGATTCTGACTCGACGCGGAATATGGCTAAAGCAAGCAGAACAATAACTGACTCGGAAGCCGAAACTACTCAAATcgcaaagccaaagtcgCCTGAGCATGCCATGTTGGAAACGGCCGTGCCTGAACCCAATGAGATTGAGGTTGAAGATGAGCTTCAAGCTCTACAAGCGGAGATGGAAGTTAAAGAATCAGCACCTAAGAGAGGCCGTAAAGCTGGCGTACAAAAGACACTTAAGCAGCTCAAATTTAAGAAGGTTGAGGCTGAATCTGAATTTTCGGAGTcacagaaagaagaagaaagagtgGCATCGGCTGATGTCAGTGTGAGTAGCACTAGGAGTGTTCTGAAGATACCAAACTTGCCACCTCCTGCTGGAAAACGTGGACGTGGGCGCCCGAGGGCATCACTTACATCTCAAGATGAATCTATCGTTGAGACTGACGAGTCGGCACAACAGCCGATTAAGCGTGGGCGAGGCCGGCCGTCGAGAGAATCATTGGCGTCTTTATTATCCGCTGAGTCTGGGGATACCCATATAGCTAAAGCTTCCGTGAAGCGAGGCCGCGGTAGACCTTCAAATGAGTCTCCAGACTCGACAGGGGCAGATGAAGACAGCGaggctgcctctgctctAGCCCCAAAACGCAGAGGACGACCATCTAAAGCTTCCTCTACATCGCAGAATGCCCATGATTATACAGCTGTTGGGAGAAGCAAAGATGCTTATGCACCTGTGAAACGTGGCCGTGGAAGACCGGCTAAGAAAATGGTCGACATTACGTCCACAGAACAGACTGAAACAGAGGTTGACGAGGAGTTTGTCGAAGCTCCTGAGCCATCAGAAGCACTCCCCCGGCCTCCTAAACAATCACCTTTGCGGGCCATTTTCTCGCCCAAGGAAGATGCTCTATCTCTGGCTCCACTGCCAGGTACTCCGTCCAAGCTTCTGTCTCCTGTACCTTCGGCTAGACAGCCAGTACTGTCACCATCACAATCTCCCCAATCATCAGATGCAGAGAACCAGCCTCCTGTGTCTCGTGCCCCCGCTGCTGGCGATGCAAAGCGTATTATATTGGCACCTGTGGCAGCAACGCCAATTCAGGGATCGCCTTCGAAGCGTAACGTTATGACCGGGCTTCGAAGCACAACACAATGGGCCTCTGCGAGCTTAGAAGCCATCTTTGGCTCACCACTTGGCACCCCAGGAAAGGAGAATGATGTGGATAGATTTTTGAAGCGAGGCAACGAGCTGACCAGTCCAGAGCGACAAATGAGCGTGGAAGAATGGATTTACTTTAACGCGGCGGAAGCTGAAAAGAAGCTCAAGTACGAATGCGAATCTTTGGTCAACCGATTTGAAATGGAAGGCACCAGAGCCATCAAAGTCTTGGAGGGCTTAGAGGTTGTTGAAGCTGAAAGCTAA